In Humulus lupulus chromosome 7, drHumLupu1.1, whole genome shotgun sequence, the following are encoded in one genomic region:
- the LOC133791874 gene encoding uncharacterized protein LOC133791874, protein MATSASHYLLDESVEALNQIDGISGEVYAKAIEKFENEDKMSLNVAWFNKDNLLDDSDDEFGEILLYFACEEYNQLYLSKQPCRNSALSGHEYVMEVLHGHWNRCYDLFRMNKDVFKLFCGVLKEIFLLKNSRYLSVEEQVAMFLFVIGHNERHCVVVERFQHFTSTTSHYFRKVLKTICRLSKELITPPSFDNCVGAIDGIHISAHVPIDEKNIISRLESGYNSERSANDARILLECATNPDYGFPMPPQGKYYLVDSGYTNMPGFLSPYRGERYHLGQYIDLNPIGKKELFNYRHSSLRNVIERCFSVLKARFPILKQMPSYDLRIQKYIVIACCGIHNFIKTNAEADVYFDGGEGNSEV, encoded by the exons ATGGCAACATCTGCATCACATTACTTATTGGATGAGAGTGTTGAAGCTCTTAATCAAATTGATGGAATTAGTGGAGAAGTATACGCAAAAGCTATTGAGAAGTTTGAGAACGAG GATAAAATGTCTTTAAACGTTGCTTGGTTCAACAAGGATAATTTACTGGACGATTCAGATGATGAGTTTGGAGAGATTTTGCTATATTTTGCTTGCgaagaatataatcaattataTCTATCTAAGCAACCTTGTAGAAATTCAGCTCTTTCAGGCCATGAATACGTTATGGAAGTGTTGCACGGACATTGGAATAGGTGTTATGATTTGTTCAGAATGAACAAAGATGTCTTCAAACTATTTTGTGGTGTTCTAAAGGAAATTTTTTTATTGAAGAACTCACGATATCTGTCTGTTGAAGAACAAGTGGCTATGTTCTTATTTGTGATTGGCCATAATGAACGACATTGTGTGGTTGTTGAACGATTTCAGCACTTCACCTCAACCACATCTCATTATTTTAGGAAGGTTTTGAAGACAATTTGTCGTCTATCCAAAGAACTAATTACTCCACCTTCATTTGAT aatTGTGTTGGAGCTATAGATGGGATTCATATCTCTGCGCATGTTCCAATTGATGAAAAAAATATCATATCGAGGTTGGAAAGTGGATACAACTCAGAAC GATCAGCTAATGATGCACGAATTCTTCTAGAATGTGCCACAAACCCAGATTATGGATTTCCAATGCCGCCCCAAG GAAAATATTATCTTGTTGATTCTGGCTATACAAACATGCCTGGTTTTCTTTCGCCATATCGAGGGGAAAGGTATCATTTGGGCCAGTACATAGATCTTAATCCCATAGGCAAAAAAGAGCTTTTCAATTATCGACACTCTTCCTTGAGAAATGTCATTGAGCGGTGTTTCAGCGTGTTGAAGGCTCGCTTTCCAATCCTAAAACAAATGCCTTCATATGATCTAAGAATACAAAAGTACATTGTCATTGCTTGCTGTGGGATTCACAATTTTATAAAGACAAATGCAGAAGCAGATGTATATTTTGATGGAGGGGAAGGAAATTCTGAAGTATAG